Proteins from one Gimesia maris genomic window:
- a CDS encoding DUF1549 and DUF1553 domain-containing protein gives MISHNMRFVLSIATLIFACSSSLKAEEAVKLSEEPITEADREHWSFQPIKRPALPAVKNQTWPRTPIDHFILAELESAELQPATEANRTTLIRRLYFDVIGLPPMPEEVETFLADQSPDAYDKLVDRLLASKHYGERWAQHWLDLARFAETDGYEHDKVRPDAWKYRDWVIKALNEDMPYDQFVRWQLAGDVIAPENPEAKIATAFCLSGPDMPDINSQEERRHTLLNEMTSTVGSAFMALQMGCAQCHDHKYDPISTIDFYRMRAFFEPAVKPVKNRSVTMLASIGKPVALSRVMIRGDWRQPGPRVQPAFLRVANLQEQAVDADDSRQQRREFAFWLTQQNHPLTSRVIVNRIWQHHFGRGLSATPSDFGLMGDLPTHPELLDWLAAELMSSGWKMKSLHRLILTSSVYRQAGQFNGSQASESAWKRSLKEDPDVSLLSRFPRQRLDAEVIRDAMLAVSGKLSENSGGRGVMPPLPRELRATLLKDQWKTSANVEDHYRRSIYVFARRNLRYPLFDVFDRPDANTSCSRRGNSTTAPQSLLMMNSESSLKCAQELAGLIWDQAGENEVQQVKLLFRRALGRMPTDNELDEMRRFLSTQQKILAQEQRSAGELLLPLSETPIKNAYAGAALTDLCLAIFNTSEFLYVD, from the coding sequence ATGATTTCACACAACATGAGGTTCGTATTATCAATCGCGACTTTGATATTTGCTTGCAGTTCTTCATTGAAAGCAGAGGAAGCAGTAAAGCTTTCAGAGGAACCGATTACGGAAGCAGACCGGGAACACTGGTCGTTTCAACCGATCAAACGACCGGCACTGCCCGCTGTAAAAAATCAAACCTGGCCGCGCACCCCGATTGACCATTTCATTCTGGCTGAACTGGAGTCAGCAGAATTGCAACCCGCGACTGAAGCAAACCGTACCACGCTGATCCGTCGGCTCTATTTTGATGTGATCGGTCTGCCGCCAATGCCGGAAGAGGTCGAAACGTTTCTCGCGGATCAAAGTCCCGATGCCTATGATAAACTCGTGGATCGACTGCTGGCCTCGAAACATTATGGGGAACGCTGGGCGCAGCACTGGCTGGATCTGGCCCGCTTTGCCGAGACCGATGGTTACGAACATGATAAGGTGCGACCTGATGCCTGGAAGTACCGGGACTGGGTCATCAAAGCGCTGAATGAGGATATGCCTTACGATCAGTTTGTCCGCTGGCAACTGGCGGGCGACGTGATCGCACCGGAAAACCCGGAGGCGAAAATTGCGACCGCCTTCTGTCTGTCCGGTCCCGATATGCCTGATATCAATTCGCAGGAAGAACGCAGGCATACGTTGCTGAATGAAATGACCTCCACCGTCGGCTCTGCATTCATGGCGCTGCAGATGGGGTGTGCCCAGTGTCACGATCATAAATACGATCCGATCAGCACCATTGACTTTTACCGCATGCGCGCCTTTTTTGAACCGGCGGTCAAACCGGTCAAGAACAGATCGGTCACCATGCTGGCTTCGATCGGAAAGCCTGTCGCCCTCAGTCGTGTCATGATTCGCGGTGACTGGCGTCAGCCCGGCCCGCGAGTGCAACCGGCATTTTTAAGAGTAGCGAATCTCCAGGAGCAGGCTGTCGACGCCGATGATTCACGCCAGCAGCGACGCGAATTTGCCTTCTGGCTGACCCAGCAAAACCACCCGCTGACTTCGCGTGTGATTGTGAACCGCATCTGGCAGCATCACTTCGGGCGTGGCCTGTCTGCGACTCCCAGCGATTTCGGGTTGATGGGCGATCTGCCCACGCATCCGGAACTGCTGGACTGGCTGGCGGCCGAACTGATGTCGTCCGGCTGGAAAATGAAATCACTGCATCGACTGATTCTGACTTCAAGCGTGTATCGACAGGCGGGGCAGTTTAACGGTTCTCAAGCATCAGAAAGTGCCTGGAAACGCTCCCTGAAGGAAGATCCGGACGTTTCCCTTTTATCCCGATTTCCGCGTCAGCGTCTGGATGCGGAAGTCATACGTGATGCGATGCTGGCGGTCAGTGGTAAACTGTCAGAGAATTCAGGAGGACGTGGCGTGATGCCACCGCTGCCACGCGAGTTACGGGCGACGTTACTCAAGGATCAGTGGAAGACCAGTGCCAACGTCGAGGATCACTATCGGCGGAGTATTTATGTTTTCGCCCGACGAAATTTGCGTTATCCCCTGTTTGATGTATTTGATCGTCCGGATGCGAATACCAGTTGTTCGCGACGCGGGAATTCGACAACGGCACCGCAGTCACTGTTGATGATGAATTCGGAGAGTTCTCTGAAGTGTGCGCAGGAACTGGCGGGATTGATCTGGGATCAGGCTGGTGAAAATGAGGTACAACAGGTTAAATTGCTTTTCCGTCGTGCCCTGGGTCGCATGCCGACGGATAACGAGTTGGATGAAATGCGCCGGTTTCTCAGCACGCAGCAGAAGATACTGGCACAGGAACAACGTTCTGCCGGAGAATTGCTGTTACCTTTAAGCGAGACGCCGATCAAAAATGCATATGCCGGTGCCGCCTTGACGGATCTGTGCCTGGCGATTTTCAATACCAGCGAATTCCTGTATGTGGATTAA
- a CDS encoding LamG domain-containing protein codes for MMIRPGIYLLMILLGSVTGFDCVALNAEEPELLGDWRLQGDSQDRSALHLKTINQGVVLKPDQAAVFDGRKAFLEVPHTDPLSLGTDEFSISLTVHTSAELDDVLGTLLSKYDRKTRRGFQLSLKNHAGVTSSQSNDRHLQFGIDNGRIDAEWTDHGQLGNAVLIYSMAVHDGNLYAGTCVPGEAAAGRVYRFDQGQKWIDCGAPDLCNAVSSLAVYQGKLYAGTGKYRLKGSSLSESDNPHHGGNVYRYEGDGKWEHCGKLPEVEAINGMVVYRGKLYASSMYKPAAFYRYDGDQKWTSCGVPDGKRVESLAVYNGDLYASGYDEGAVYRFDGTNWSQAGKVGESTQTYGFTVYEGDLYVSEWPHAEVYRYAGKNLWNLAGRLGEEKESMPLAVYNGAMYSGSLPLAEVYRYNGGVDWTNTGRLDLTPDVRYRRVWSMAVFQGRLFAGTLPAGRVHSIEAGKSVTYDTALKPGWRQIVAVKEPKHLKLYVDGKLVATSGEFNSADYDLTNSEPLKIGFGAHDYFNGKMKDVKLYRRALSAEEVQKAFSAD; via the coding sequence ATGATGATACGACCTGGAATTTATTTGCTGATGATATTGCTCGGAAGTGTGACAGGCTTTGATTGCGTGGCACTGAATGCAGAGGAACCTGAGTTGCTGGGGGACTGGCGATTGCAGGGGGACTCTCAGGATCGGAGTGCACTGCATCTGAAAACGATCAATCAGGGGGTCGTGCTGAAACCAGATCAGGCGGCGGTATTTGACGGGCGCAAAGCCTTTCTGGAAGTACCGCATACAGATCCGTTATCGCTGGGGACTGATGAGTTTTCCATTTCGCTGACCGTGCATACCAGTGCTGAACTGGATGATGTGCTGGGAACCCTGCTCAGTAAATACGATCGAAAGACGCGGCGAGGTTTTCAGTTGAGTCTCAAGAATCATGCCGGCGTGACCAGCAGTCAGTCGAATGACCGGCATCTGCAGTTTGGAATCGACAATGGCAGAATCGATGCCGAGTGGACCGATCACGGACAACTGGGGAATGCCGTGCTGATTTACAGCATGGCCGTTCACGATGGGAATCTGTATGCAGGAACCTGTGTGCCGGGTGAAGCAGCCGCCGGTCGGGTTTATCGGTTTGACCAGGGACAGAAATGGATCGACTGTGGCGCACCCGATTTGTGCAACGCGGTTTCCTCTCTGGCGGTCTACCAGGGGAAGTTGTACGCGGGGACAGGCAAGTATCGCTTGAAGGGTTCATCGCTTTCGGAGTCAGATAATCCTCATCACGGAGGGAACGTTTATCGTTATGAAGGCGACGGCAAGTGGGAGCACTGCGGCAAACTGCCCGAGGTAGAAGCGATTAACGGCATGGTCGTTTATCGGGGTAAACTGTATGCCTCTTCCATGTATAAACCGGCTGCCTTTTACCGTTACGACGGTGATCAGAAATGGACGTCGTGTGGAGTGCCTGACGGGAAACGTGTGGAATCGCTGGCCGTTTATAACGGCGATCTGTACGCATCGGGTTACGATGAAGGAGCCGTCTATCGTTTTGACGGAACAAACTGGTCACAGGCCGGGAAGGTGGGAGAGTCGACACAGACTTATGGCTTCACCGTTTACGAGGGGGACCTCTACGTGAGTGAGTGGCCGCACGCGGAAGTGTATCGTTATGCGGGTAAGAATCTGTGGAACCTGGCCGGGCGGTTGGGAGAGGAGAAAGAGAGTATGCCGTTGGCGGTCTATAACGGAGCCATGTATTCGGGCTCATTGCCTCTGGCTGAAGTGTATCGTTATAACGGCGGTGTGGACTGGACGAATACAGGTCGGCTCGATTTGACTCCGGATGTACGTTATCGGCGTGTCTGGTCGATGGCGGTTTTTCAGGGGAGACTGTTTGCAGGCACCCTGCCTGCCGGACGTGTGCACTCTATCGAAGCGGGCAAGAGCGTGACGTACGATACGGCGCTCAAGCCTGGCTGGAGACAGATTGTGGCGGTAAAGGAACCCAAACATCTCAAACTGTATGTCGATGGCAAACTGGTTGCGACCTCTGGTGAATTCAATTCAGCAGACTATGATTTAACAAACTCGGAACCATTGAAGATCGGCTTTGGAGCCCACGATTACTTCAATGGGAAAATGAAGGATGTCAAACTGTATCGCCGTGCCTTATCCGCGGAAGAAGTTCAGAAAGCGTTTTCTGCAGACTGA
- a CDS encoding DUF1501 domain-containing protein — MQAKRSSHDTISDNCGNGLFNRREMLRTAGGGIGMMALNSLLATDGVAQAASDSLKPKEPDFKPRAKRMIWLFMHGGPSHVDLWDPKPDLVKYSGKPLPDSFGEVMTRRKVAKNPLLAPIKPFRKRGESGLEVSDFLPHTGALVDDLCVVRSLHGDSVNHPQSVYQMNTGSILMGHPSVGSWVAYGLGSENADMPAFVVMPDPGGGIKGGPPAWGSGYLPATFQGTTMRAGKTPILNLKPPASISSQQQRATLDLIQSMNRRHLEARDQDDELAARISAYELAFRMQTAAPEIVDLTQETQDTHAMYGLNDPQTRDFGERCLLARRMIERGVRFVQLYSGDTVGWDAHSDVTKNHTAYCKKTDQPVAALLKDLKQRGLLEDTLVVWCGEFGRMPMSEQGRGRDHNPWGYSGWLAGAGITGGRSYGATDAIGLRSVENKVHVNEFHATLLHLLGLDHESLTYFHNGLDERLTGPAEVEIVKGLLT, encoded by the coding sequence ATGCAGGCGAAGCGATCCAGCCACGATACGATTTCTGATAACTGTGGGAACGGTCTGTTTAATCGTCGTGAAATGTTGCGGACTGCCGGTGGCGGTATCGGAATGATGGCCCTTAATTCTCTATTAGCGACAGATGGAGTTGCACAGGCCGCCTCTGATTCATTGAAACCGAAAGAACCGGATTTCAAACCGCGTGCCAAGCGGATGATCTGGCTGTTTATGCACGGCGGTCCCAGTCACGTGGATCTGTGGGATCCCAAACCCGATCTGGTCAAGTACTCAGGGAAACCGTTGCCCGACAGTTTCGGCGAAGTGATGACCCGCCGCAAGGTCGCAAAAAATCCGTTGCTCGCGCCGATTAAACCGTTTCGCAAACGTGGAGAATCGGGACTCGAAGTCAGTGATTTTCTGCCGCATACCGGTGCGCTGGTTGACGATCTCTGTGTGGTACGCTCGCTGCATGGTGACAGTGTGAATCACCCGCAGTCGGTCTACCAGATGAATACCGGCAGCATTTTGATGGGGCATCCCAGCGTCGGCAGCTGGGTTGCTTACGGACTGGGTTCTGAGAATGCAGACATGCCTGCGTTTGTGGTGATGCCTGATCCCGGAGGTGGCATCAAAGGAGGTCCTCCCGCGTGGGGCAGTGGTTATCTTCCCGCGACGTTTCAGGGAACCACGATGCGCGCCGGTAAGACACCGATTCTGAATTTAAAACCGCCGGCGTCGATTTCGTCGCAGCAACAACGGGCGACCCTGGATCTGATTCAATCGATGAATCGCCGCCACCTGGAAGCCCGCGACCAGGATGACGAACTGGCGGCGCGCATTTCTGCCTACGAACTTGCTTTCCGCATGCAGACGGCCGCTCCGGAAATCGTCGATCTGACACAGGAGACACAAGACACGCATGCCATGTACGGGCTCAATGATCCCCAGACGCGGGACTTCGGCGAACGTTGTTTGCTGGCGCGACGGATGATCGAACGGGGCGTACGCTTCGTACAGCTCTATTCCGGAGACACCGTTGGCTGGGATGCACACAGTGATGTGACTAAAAATCATACCGCCTATTGTAAAAAAACGGATCAGCCTGTTGCCGCTCTGCTGAAAGACTTGAAACAAAGAGGGCTGCTGGAAGACACGCTCGTGGTCTGGTGTGGTGAATTTGGTCGCATGCCGATGAGCGAGCAGGGCAGAGGCCGCGATCACAATCCGTGGGGGTATTCCGGCTGGCTGGCCGGAGCCGGAATTACCGGCGGACGGTCTTACGGGGCCACCGATGCCATCGGCCTGCGATCCGTTGAGAACAAGGTGCACGTCAATGAATTTCATGCAACACTGCTGCATCTGCTGGGTTTGGATCATGAATCGCTGACCTATTTCCATAACGGTCTGGATGAGCGTCTGACAGGGCCTGCCGAAGTGGAGATTGTGAAAGGATTGCTCACATGA